From a region of the Nonlabens dokdonensis DSW-6 genome:
- a CDS encoding S41 family peptidase, with product MNKFFKYIVFALLAVVTPTSCFQDNDDVFAGKSEINNFVYRGMNAFYLYKPEIDVLDDDRFATIGELEAFHAQYDSPEEFFETLVFDRARTDRFSVIFDDYVALENILSGNSLTTGMEFGTVAEAGSATDIYGYVRYVQPNTSAEREGVTRGMIFNTIDGIRMTRENVRTLLAQDVYTIGLADLNNGMTTSNGIEITLSKEVNQEDPILVTNVIDQGTQKVGYLMYTGFLSQFDEQLNDVFGDFRAQGVTHLVLDLRYNGGGSVNTAIILGSLISGNPVTDVYSTEEWNPDIQAQLSANSPQDLINFFKNQTNSGTTLNSLNLSKVHVITTGNTASASELVINSLEPYIDVVQVGDDTAGKFQASVTLYDSPNFRRNGANPAHRYAMQPLVLKSLNSVGNTDYFDGLFPDIVQEEDFENLGILGDENEPLLARCLEDIRLNGRASRFESSPRTYDEFIGSNELRPFGNGMWKEINL from the coding sequence ATGAATAAATTTTTTAAGTATATAGTTTTTGCATTACTCGCTGTAGTAACACCAACCAGTTGTTTTCAGGATAATGATGATGTTTTTGCTGGCAAAAGCGAGATCAATAATTTCGTTTATCGTGGCATGAACGCATTTTATTTATACAAGCCAGAAATTGATGTGCTAGATGATGATAGATTTGCAACTATTGGAGAATTAGAAGCTTTTCATGCGCAGTATGACTCACCAGAAGAGTTTTTTGAAACACTAGTTTTTGATAGAGCAAGAACAGATCGTTTTAGTGTCATATTTGATGATTATGTGGCTCTTGAAAATATTTTATCCGGAAATTCTTTAACTACTGGAATGGAATTCGGTACTGTTGCTGAAGCTGGTAGCGCTACTGATATTTATGGATACGTAAGATATGTTCAACCCAATACTAGTGCTGAAAGAGAAGGCGTTACTCGTGGTATGATCTTTAATACTATAGATGGCATTAGAATGACCAGAGAAAACGTTAGAACTTTACTTGCTCAAGACGTTTATACTATAGGTCTTGCAGATCTTAATAATGGGATGACTACTTCAAATGGAATAGAGATTACACTTTCTAAAGAAGTAAATCAAGAAGATCCTATACTAGTCACTAACGTGATAGATCAAGGAACTCAAAAAGTAGGCTATTTAATGTACACGGGATTCTTATCACAATTTGACGAGCAACTTAATGATGTTTTTGGTGATTTTAGAGCTCAAGGCGTGACGCATTTAGTACTTGACCTCAGGTATAACGGTGGTGGCTCGGTAAATACTGCGATTATTCTTGGAAGTTTAATTTCTGGAAATCCAGTTACCGATGTATATTCTACTGAGGAGTGGAACCCAGACATTCAAGCGCAGTTATCAGCAAATTCTCCTCAAGATTTAATTAATTTCTTTAAAAATCAAACCAACTCAGGAACCACTTTAAATAGCTTGAATCTTAGTAAAGTCCATGTGATTACTACAGGCAATACGGCGAGTGCTAGCGAGTTAGTGATAAACTCTTTAGAACCTTATATAGATGTGGTTCAAGTAGGTGATGATACTGCAGGGAAGTTTCAAGCAAGTGTAACCTTATATGACAGTCCAAATTTCAGAAGAAATGGCGCTAATCCAGCACATCGTTATGCGATGCAACCGCTAGTTCTTAAAAGCTTGAACTCCGTAGGAAATACAGATTATTTTGATGGTTTATTTCCAGATATTGTACAAGAAGAAGACTTTGAAAATTTAGGAATTCTAGGTGATGAAAATGAACCACTTTTAGCCAGATGTTTAGAAGATATAAGACTCAATGGTCGTGCTTCTAGATTTGAATCATCTCCTAGAACTTATGATGAGTTTATAGGTAGTAATGAGTTGCGCCCTTTTGGCAATGGGATGTGGAAAGAGATAAATTTGTGA
- a CDS encoding M56 family metallopeptidase: MIQHLIHSSVLAFLFYSVYHLFLRKETFFQWNRAYLLAIPLLSIVIPFISAPFSIELAPLNETVIAPVSLEMSETLVITDNATTAPIEKPIDYLMIAFLIYGIGVFISLLLFLYKISTIKEIIRKGTTQFTNGLLITKTNQKLTAFSFFNNIVIDENINPEKTEEIIAHERIHIKQLHSYDLVAYEICKIIFWFHPIPYIAQRELKLVHEYIVDQFFLKNQESNTYQESLLKAVFGTDQFTLASSYFNKSLLKNRILMLQKKKSTAKSLVKLAFIIPVVLGSIIFTACTQDPEVTAESTEINEQEKSAFIPRLSKFEYGQKDFYQGLSEDDIAFYNSDVFPNSILKDSTRKTSKEEIWNKMQSDDGQRYLKILSIIMDNSRTLVVDDLNENFNVTYITESPKMEPSYMTAPFSWNSEQIHSYVDGYLSGAFKDRVSELSDSEYQKMISRVVELHNEISIEETIEIEEIKNSEFGVESIDTDVPFAIIDEVPHFEHCTGTEAEIKKCTQDKITQFVNKNFNTGIAKDMAGRHKISVQFKIDQNGNAVDIKSRAKSPELQEEAARVINMLPQMIPGKQNGQPVNVIYALPIIFQVQE; the protein is encoded by the coding sequence ATGATACAGCATTTGATCCACAGTTCGGTATTGGCTTTTTTATTTTATAGCGTTTACCATTTGTTTCTAAGAAAAGAGACTTTTTTTCAATGGAACAGAGCTTATTTGCTTGCCATTCCTCTATTAAGTATTGTAATACCGTTTATCAGTGCTCCTTTTAGTATTGAATTAGCACCATTAAATGAAACTGTTATTGCACCAGTATCTCTAGAAATGTCAGAAACGTTAGTGATTACAGATAATGCAACTACTGCTCCTATAGAAAAGCCTATTGATTACCTGATGATCGCATTCCTTATATATGGAATAGGTGTTTTTATAAGTCTATTATTATTTCTCTATAAAATTTCAACCATAAAAGAAATTATTAGAAAAGGAACGACTCAATTTACTAATGGACTTTTAATAACGAAAACAAATCAAAAGCTCACCGCTTTTTCATTCTTTAATAATATAGTTATTGATGAAAATATAAATCCAGAAAAAACAGAAGAAATCATTGCACATGAGCGTATTCATATAAAACAGCTTCACTCCTATGATTTAGTCGCTTATGAGATCTGCAAAATTATTTTTTGGTTCCATCCTATTCCTTATATAGCACAACGTGAGTTGAAGTTAGTTCATGAATATATCGTAGATCAATTCTTCTTGAAAAATCAAGAAAGTAATACCTATCAAGAATCTTTATTAAAAGCCGTTTTTGGAACCGATCAATTTACACTAGCCAGTTCTTATTTCAATAAATCCTTATTAAAAAACCGCATCCTTATGTTACAGAAAAAGAAAAGTACCGCAAAATCATTAGTTAAACTCGCCTTCATTATTCCTGTCGTTTTAGGTAGTATCATTTTTACGGCTTGTACGCAGGATCCAGAAGTAACTGCTGAATCCACTGAAATAAATGAACAAGAAAAATCAGCGTTTATACCTAGGCTTTCAAAATTTGAATATGGTCAAAAGGATTTTTATCAAGGGCTGAGTGAAGATGATATTGCATTTTATAATTCAGATGTGTTTCCAAACAGTATTTTAAAAGATTCCACAAGAAAAACTAGTAAGGAAGAGATTTGGAATAAAATGCAATCGGATGATGGACAACGTTATCTTAAAATCTTATCAATAATTATGGACAACTCTAGAACGTTAGTCGTAGACGATCTAAATGAAAACTTTAATGTGACTTATATAACTGAATCACCTAAAATGGAACCAAGCTATATGACTGCTCCTTTTAGCTGGAATAGTGAGCAAATCCACTCTTATGTAGATGGTTATTTAAGTGGTGCATTTAAAGATCGAGTTTCTGAGTTAAGTGATAGTGAATATCAAAAAATGATATCACGTGTTGTTGAACTACACAATGAGATCAGTATTGAAGAAACCATAGAAATAGAAGAAATCAAAAATTCTGAATTTGGTGTTGAATCTATTGATACAGACGTCCCATTTGCCATAATAGACGAAGTGCCACATTTTGAACACTGTACCGGTACAGAAGCCGAGATTAAGAAATGTACACAAGACAAGATCACTCAATTTGTAAACAAAAACTTTAATACTGGTATTGCTAAGGATATGGCAGGTCGTCACAAAATATCCGTTCAATTTAAAATTGATCAAAATGGAAATGCAGTAGATATAAAGTCTAGAGCTAAAAGTCCAGAACTTCAAGAAGAAGCTGCTCGTGTCATCAATATGCTACCTCAAATGATTCCAGGAAAGCAAAATGGTCAACCAGTGAATGTTATTTATGCGTTACCTATAATTTTTCAAGTTCAAGAGTAA
- a CDS encoding ABC transporter ATP-binding protein, whose product MSKILKITGLGKTYSSGQKELTVLQDISFEVEKGQSFSIVGPSGSGKTTLLGLCAGLDDPNTGSVELCGQDLSLLDQDQKAQLRNKEVGFIFQNFQLLPTLTALENVSVPLELQGDQSATQKSITLLEKVGLGERADHYPTQLSGGEQQRVALARAFANAPSILFADEPTGNLDEETGEKVIQLLFELNKEAGTTLVIISHDLELARRTQQILRLKGGQILTNERTKVQ is encoded by the coding sequence ATGTCAAAGATATTGAAGATTACTGGGTTGGGAAAGACTTATTCTAGTGGTCAAAAAGAATTAACAGTCCTACAAGATATTTCCTTTGAAGTAGAGAAAGGTCAGAGCTTTTCTATTGTTGGACCTTCGGGAAGTGGAAAAACTACTCTCTTAGGCTTGTGTGCAGGACTCGATGATCCCAATACTGGAAGCGTAGAGTTATGTGGTCAAGATTTAAGTCTTTTGGATCAAGATCAAAAAGCCCAACTAAGAAATAAAGAAGTAGGTTTTATTTTTCAAAATTTTCAATTGTTGCCAACTCTTACTGCTTTAGAAAACGTGAGCGTTCCCTTAGAGTTGCAAGGAGATCAATCAGCTACTCAAAAGAGTATTACTTTACTAGAGAAAGTAGGTCTAGGTGAACGTGCAGACCATTATCCTACTCAGCTCTCCGGTGGTGAACAACAGCGAGTGGCTTTAGCGAGAGCTTTTGCAAATGCACCTTCTATTTTATTTGCCGATGAGCCTACAGGGAATCTTGATGAAGAAACCGGAGAAAAAGTCATCCAATTGTTATTTGAATTGAATAAGGAGGCAGGAACGACGCTGGTGATTATTTCGCACGATTTAGAATTAGCCCGTAGGACGCAGCAAATATTACGTCTTAAAGGTGGTCAAATTTTAACTAATGAACGCACCAAGGTGCAGTAA
- a CDS encoding BlaI/MecI/CopY family transcriptional regulator, translated as MKTLTTAEEDIMQHLWVLKEANVAQIIEQMPEPKPAYNTVSTIIRILENKEFVDYRKEGRGHIYFPKVSKSAYSKATANKLASNYFKGSYKSMVSFFMQQEDLSVKDLEEILNEINKKKS; from the coding sequence ATGAAAACACTCACTACTGCCGAAGAAGACATTATGCAACACCTTTGGGTGCTTAAGGAAGCAAACGTTGCTCAAATCATTGAGCAAATGCCTGAACCTAAGCCAGCTTACAATACCGTTTCTACTATTATAAGAATTTTAGAGAATAAAGAGTTTGTCGATTACCGTAAAGAAGGTCGTGGACACATTTATTTTCCTAAGGTTTCTAAAAGTGCCTATTCTAAAGCAACGGCAAATAAATTAGCTAGTAATTATTTTAAAGGATCTTATAAAAGCATGGTCTCCTTTTTTATGCAACAAGAAGATTTGAGTGTTAAAGACTTAGAAGAAATATTAAACGAAATAAACAAAAAGAAATCATGA
- a CDS encoding VOC family protein, whose translation MNLNQITLPVLDLHKSISFYETLGLNLIVHTHDAYARFEFPHGDATLSLSVVDQLPQGNGIKVFFECDDLDKKVSYLKAQEIKFESELEDQPWLWREAHLFDPDGNHLVLYRAGENRKNPPWRKK comes from the coding sequence ATGAATCTTAATCAAATCACACTTCCTGTTTTAGATCTTCATAAATCCATTTCATTTTATGAAACGCTAGGATTGAATTTGATTGTTCACACTCATGATGCTTACGCACGTTTTGAATTTCCTCATGGAGATGCTACTTTGAGTCTTTCTGTGGTAGACCAGTTACCTCAAGGAAATGGTATCAAAGTATTTTTTGAATGTGACGATCTTGATAAAAAAGTCAGCTATTTGAAAGCTCAAGAAATTAAGTTTGAGTCCGAATTAGAAGATCAACCTTGGTTGTGGCGAGAAGCTCATCTATTCGATCCAGACGGCAATCACTTAGTTCTTTATCGCGCAGGTGAAAATAGAAAGAATCCGCCGTGGAGGAAAAAGTAA
- a CDS encoding LemA family protein, whose product MSKSTALIIIIVFLIVTSPFCFIGIPVLLIVYNGMVRQKNRVDMSYSGIDVVLKKRYDLIPNLVESVKEYMNHEKEVFESITSLRSKIPNATSKEERFEMENQMSQLLGGINVSMENYPDLKSNENMIQLQRTLTEMEEQISGARRAYNSNVLALNDKIVSIPTNVIAAYLEYKPAIYFEASESEKSNPNVSSLFK is encoded by the coding sequence ATGAGTAAGTCTACTGCTTTAATTATCATCATTGTTTTTCTTATCGTTACAAGTCCGTTTTGTTTCATTGGGATTCCTGTATTATTAATTGTTTATAACGGTATGGTACGACAGAAGAATAGGGTAGACATGAGTTACAGTGGTATTGATGTAGTTCTTAAAAAGCGATACGATCTTATTCCTAATCTTGTTGAAAGTGTAAAAGAATATATGAATCATGAAAAAGAAGTCTTTGAAAGTATTACTTCGTTGAGAAGTAAAATTCCCAATGCAACTTCTAAAGAAGAACGTTTTGAGATGGAAAATCAAATGTCCCAACTTTTAGGAGGCATCAATGTTTCTATGGAAAACTATCCAGATTTGAAGTCTAACGAGAATATGATCCAGTTGCAAAGAACGCTTACGGAGATGGAAGAACAAATAAGCGGCGCAAGAAGAGCTTATAATTCTAATGTTCTTGCTCTTAATGATAAAATAGTAAGTATTCCTACTAATGTGATAGCCGCATATTTAGAATACAAGCCAGCTATATATTTTGAAGCTAGCGAAAGTGAGAAAAGTAACCCAAACGTTAGTTCTTTATTTAAATAA
- a CDS encoding PQQ-dependent sugar dehydrogenase encodes MIRFTLIICFSLILISCKNDSKSIDNLAVNDSSPILESNDKSNQSKPAVQNIPLIEDQKDYTVTTVVKDLTNPWGMTWLPNGDVIYTEKAGEMYRFDGTTSNEISGVPEVYLRGQGGLLDVTIHPNYKENNKIYISYASSEGEGSGGNTAIASAVLKNDELTDLKVLYKATPNTRKGQHFGSRFAWDSEGYLYFSIGERGERDVNPQDLTRDGGKIYRIHDDGRIPEDNPFVDVTGAKTAAFTYGNRNPQGMTVHPRTGEIIAHEHGPQGGDEINFIKAGRNYGWPVISYGENYGGGEFAESTAKEGMEQPFYYWVPSIAPSGFAIIDNEAYKNWNGNYLVGSLKFQYLEMLYVNDKGVSKREKLVDGLGRMRNVKIGPDGMIYIGVEGKGIFKITR; translated from the coding sequence ATGATACGTTTTACTTTAATTATCTGTTTCTCATTAATACTAATCAGCTGTAAGAATGATTCAAAATCTATTGATAACCTAGCAGTGAATGATAGTTCTCCGATACTAGAATCAAATGATAAGAGCAATCAATCAAAGCCTGCCGTTCAAAACATACCGCTTATTGAAGACCAAAAAGACTATACCGTTACTACTGTAGTAAAAGATCTTACCAATCCTTGGGGAATGACATGGTTGCCAAATGGTGATGTGATTTATACCGAAAAAGCTGGTGAAATGTACAGGTTTGATGGTACTACTTCAAACGAAATATCTGGTGTTCCAGAGGTTTATTTAAGAGGACAAGGCGGTTTACTAGATGTAACGATACATCCTAATTATAAAGAGAATAATAAAATTTATATCTCCTATGCGAGTTCTGAAGGTGAAGGTTCTGGCGGTAATACCGCTATCGCCAGTGCTGTTTTGAAAAATGATGAACTTACTGATTTAAAAGTACTCTACAAGGCAACGCCCAATACGAGAAAAGGACAGCATTTTGGAAGTCGTTTTGCTTGGGACAGTGAAGGATATTTATATTTTTCTATTGGTGAGCGTGGTGAGCGAGATGTGAATCCGCAAGATTTAACTAGAGATGGTGGTAAAATTTACAGGATTCATGATGATGGACGTATCCCAGAGGACAATCCTTTCGTGGACGTAACCGGAGCAAAAACTGCTGCTTTTACTTATGGAAATAGAAATCCGCAAGGGATGACTGTTCATCCTAGGACTGGAGAAATAATTGCTCATGAGCATGGTCCACAAGGTGGAGACGAGATTAATTTTATAAAAGCCGGACGCAATTACGGCTGGCCAGTCATCAGCTATGGAGAAAATTATGGTGGTGGCGAGTTTGCAGAAAGCACTGCAAAAGAAGGAATGGAACAACCATTTTATTACTGGGTACCTAGTATTGCGCCTAGCGGTTTTGCGATTATTGATAATGAAGCATACAAAAACTGGAACGGCAATTATCTCGTAGGTTCTTTAAAGTTCCAATATTTAGAGATGCTTTACGTTAATGATAAAGGAGTATCCAAAAGAGAAAAATTAGTCGACGGATTAGGTCGTATGCGCAATGTAAAAATAGGTCCAGACGGAATGATTTATATAGGCGTGGAAGGAAAAGGAATCTTCAAAATTACGAGGTAG
- a CDS encoding ABC transporter permease, translating to MAWRDAKASKVRLLLFMASIILGIAAVVSIQLFSTNLKDNIQLQSKALMGADYIIDSKQKPTERAQAIIDSLKPDASEVNFVSMIAFPKNGGTKLVKVRALKGDFPFYGTIDTEPASVASTYQNNGEALVDATLMLQFNIKPGDSIKVGKLTLPIAGALKAIPGSTAISTSVAPPVIIPNRFVESTELLQFGSRKEYQFFYKAADTLNLSQFEEKIDPMLDAENSDLDTHTSTSERLGRRYENVGKFLYLAAFIALLLGCIGIASSVHIYIKEKLKAIAVLKCMGASRKQSFLIFLIQIAGIGMIGGLIGSLIGVGLQVLFPYILQEFLPFTVEISISLQPILIGVFLGLFMSVLFALLPLIGTWYVSPLEVLRVNEEAAQGPKKVRFIVFAGILIFLFLFSFWLLEDALYALSFVGGTLVTFLILAGTALWFMKLIRTYFPKRWGFTSRQSLLNLFRPNNQTVVLVVAIGLGTFLISTLYFTKDILLAKTDIEQSTENASMIILDVQTDQREEVEKQLNSNDLPILDNIPLVTMRMHKLKDRLINEIQQDSTREVRGWILNHEFRTTYRDTLIDSEEIIEGKWIPESKTDDLVKISISDNLAKDAKVTVGDTIVFNVQGVLMETTVGSIRKVDWGQIQLNFSIVFPKGVLEQAPQFNVVTTSVPNEEVSAKVQRDLVAKLPNLTIIDLRQVFTIVEDVLDKVSWIINFMAFFSILTGIIVLIGSVRTSKYQRIKESTLLRTLGAKNTQILKIATLEYVFLGLLGSLVGISLALLSSFGLALFVFQEPFVPSWIPFLIFLPGITLLVLLIGLSNIRTVLSSSPLEVLRREG from the coding sequence ATGGCATGGCGTGATGCCAAAGCGAGTAAAGTGCGTCTGCTTTTATTTATGGCTTCGATCATTTTAGGAATTGCGGCTGTAGTTTCTATACAATTATTCAGTACTAATCTCAAAGACAATATACAGCTTCAATCTAAAGCCTTAATGGGTGCAGATTACATTATAGACAGCAAACAAAAACCTACCGAACGCGCGCAAGCCATTATTGATTCTCTTAAGCCAGATGCTTCTGAGGTCAATTTTGTATCTATGATAGCATTTCCTAAAAATGGAGGTACTAAACTGGTAAAAGTACGTGCCTTGAAAGGAGATTTTCCTTTTTATGGTACTATTGATACAGAGCCAGCATCAGTGGCTAGTACGTATCAAAATAATGGAGAAGCATTAGTAGATGCCACTTTAATGCTTCAGTTCAATATCAAGCCAGGTGATTCCATAAAAGTTGGCAAACTTACTCTTCCTATAGCTGGAGCATTGAAGGCTATTCCTGGATCAACGGCAATTTCTACTTCTGTAGCTCCACCAGTAATCATTCCTAACAGGTTTGTGGAAAGCACAGAGCTTTTACAATTTGGAAGTCGTAAGGAATATCAATTCTTCTATAAAGCTGCGGACACTTTAAATTTAAGTCAGTTTGAGGAGAAAATAGATCCCATGCTGGATGCAGAAAACTCAGACTTAGATACACATACTAGTACCAGTGAACGTTTAGGAAGACGATATGAGAACGTCGGCAAATTCTTATATCTGGCAGCATTTATTGCTTTGCTCTTAGGTTGTATAGGTATTGCTAGTTCGGTTCATATTTATATCAAAGAAAAATTAAAAGCCATTGCAGTATTAAAATGTATGGGAGCTTCTAGAAAGCAAAGTTTTCTTATTTTCCTTATTCAAATCGCTGGAATAGGTATGATAGGCGGTTTAATAGGATCTCTCATAGGCGTCGGACTTCAAGTTTTGTTCCCTTATATCTTGCAAGAGTTTCTTCCATTTACAGTAGAGATAAGTATCTCACTACAACCTATACTCATAGGAGTGTTTTTAGGATTGTTTATGTCTGTATTATTTGCACTTTTGCCTCTTATCGGTACTTGGTATGTTTCACCTTTAGAAGTTTTACGTGTAAATGAAGAGGCCGCTCAAGGACCTAAAAAAGTACGATTTATAGTGTTTGCAGGCATACTGATATTTTTGTTTTTATTCTCCTTCTGGTTGCTTGAGGATGCGCTCTATGCTTTGAGTTTTGTTGGCGGCACGCTGGTCACCTTTCTTATTTTGGCAGGAACCGCTTTGTGGTTTATGAAACTCATCAGGACCTATTTCCCAAAGCGATGGGGTTTTACCTCGCGCCAAAGTCTTTTAAACCTATTTAGACCAAATAACCAGACTGTAGTATTAGTAGTAGCAATCGGTTTAGGAACTTTTTTAATCAGTACTTTATATTTTACTAAAGATATTCTATTAGCCAAAACAGATATCGAGCAATCTACAGAAAATGCCAGTATGATCATTCTAGATGTCCAAACAGATCAACGTGAGGAAGTAGAAAAGCAACTTAATAGTAATGACCTGCCTATTCTTGATAATATACCACTGGTGACCATGCGCATGCATAAGTTAAAAGATCGATTGATCAATGAGATCCAGCAGGATTCCACTAGAGAAGTTCGCGGTTGGATTTTAAATCACGAATTCAGGACTACTTATCGTGATACATTAATCGATTCAGAAGAAATTATAGAAGGAAAATGGATTCCAGAGTCAAAGACTGATGACCTCGTAAAGATTTCGATTTCAGATAATCTTGCCAAAGATGCTAAAGTCACTGTAGGCGACACCATCGTTTTTAATGTGCAAGGAGTACTTATGGAAACCACCGTGGGAAGCATCCGTAAAGTGGATTGGGGACAAATTCAGCTTAATTTTAGTATCGTATTTCCTAAAGGCGTTTTAGAGCAAGCGCCTCAATTTAATGTCGTTACAACCTCGGTTCCTAATGAAGAAGTTTCAGCAAAAGTACAGCGGGATTTAGTAGCAAAATTACCTAATCTTACAATAATAGACCTGCGACAGGTGTTTACTATTGTAGAGGATGTTTTAGATAAGGTTTCTTGGATCATCAATTTTATGGCCTTTTTTAGCATTCTTACAGGAATTATTGTTTTAATAGGCTCTGTAAGAACTAGTAAATACCAGCGTATTAAGGAAAGCACCTTACTACGAACCTTAGGCGCAAAGAACACTCAGATTTTAAAAATTGCCACTTTAGAATATGTGTTTTTAGGGCTACTGGGAAGTTTAGTTGGTATTTCCTTAGCTTTATTGAGCAGCTTCGGTCTCGCACTATTTGTTTTCCAAGAACCATTTGTACCATCGTGGATTCCGTTTTTAATCTTTTTACCTGGAATAACACTTTTGGTATTATTGATAGGACTAAGCAATATTCGTACGGTTTTGAGCAGTTCTCCATTAGAAGTGCTAAGAAGAGAAGGCTAA